The Streptomyces sp. NBC_01244 genome contains a region encoding:
- a CDS encoding polysaccharide deacetylase family protein, giving the protein MLCYPDRRSALRAGAAVAAGVLASACGTDAPTTAGPSVSGTAPAGPAAPAKAAPDKAAARGKAAPAPRRFAGQPVEIGHGPRGRPGVALTFHGNGDPAIAKAVLAEAERAGARVTVLAIGAWLDAHPEMARRILDGGHELGNHTQRHLAINTMPEEQAYAEITGCADRLKRLTGSIGTWFRPSQTQYATPLVRKLAQRAGYPHVLSYDVDSLDFTSPGAAAVIRTVIGPIQGGSVVSLHFGYADTVDAMPPLLEELARRKLRAVTTTELLTP; this is encoded by the coding sequence GTGCTCTGCTACCCGGACCGCCGATCCGCTCTCCGTGCCGGCGCGGCGGTCGCCGCCGGCGTCCTCGCCTCCGCCTGTGGCACGGACGCCCCCACCACTGCGGGGCCGTCCGTTTCCGGGACGGCCCCCGCAGGCCCCGCGGCCCCGGCGAAGGCCGCCCCGGACAAAGCGGCGGCCCGGGGCAAGGCGGCCCCCGCCCCGCGCCGGTTCGCCGGCCAGCCCGTGGAGATCGGGCACGGTCCCCGCGGCCGGCCCGGCGTCGCGCTCACCTTCCACGGCAACGGCGACCCCGCCATCGCCAAGGCGGTGCTCGCCGAAGCGGAAAGGGCGGGCGCGCGGGTCACCGTACTGGCCATCGGCGCCTGGCTCGACGCCCACCCGGAGATGGCCCGCCGGATCCTGGACGGCGGCCACGAGCTCGGCAACCACACCCAGCGCCACCTCGCGATCAACACCATGCCCGAGGAGCAGGCGTACGCCGAGATCACCGGCTGCGCCGACCGGCTCAAACGGCTGACCGGATCCATCGGCACCTGGTTCCGCCCGTCCCAGACCCAGTACGCCACCCCCCTGGTGCGAAAACTGGCCCAGCGGGCGGGCTACCCGCACGTCCTCTCGTACGACGTGGACTCCCTCGACTTCACCTCGCCCGGTGCCGCGGCCGTCATCCGCACCGTCATCGGCCCGATCCAAGGCGGATCGGTGGTGAGCCTGCACTTCGGCTACGCGGACACGGTCGACGCGATGCCACCCCTCCTCGAAGAACTCGCACGCCGCAAACTGCGCGCGGTGACCACCACGGAGCTGCTGACCCCATGA
- a CDS encoding YncE family protein, protein MTTTRLPRKATALLAGLVLAALTGCGAADKGPAEALGTKGPAAPVKAVPAAPPGLAGMPPLLDPNDVYAADRPNKLSPVVKDFPSRVYVPNTSSNTVSVIDPVTYKVIDTIPVGIQPQHVVPSWDMKTLWVNNNRGHTLTPINPATGEAGKPVEVHDPYNLYFTPNGKYAVVMASMDKELVFRDPHTMDRVKTVPVTCFGVNHADFSADGRYFIVSCEFSGELLKVDTEKMEVVGQQKLPFEGAMPQDVKVSPDGKTFYVADMMAHGMWVLGGDKFETPKLLPTGKGCHGLYVSRDSKEMYVSNRGEGSVSVFDFTQNKLTKKWELPDGGSPDMGGVSADGKVLWLSGRYNSEVYAIDTTTGNQLAKIPVGGGPHGLAVYPQPGRYSLGHTGIFR, encoded by the coding sequence ATGACGACCACCCGCCTTCCCCGGAAGGCCACCGCGTTGCTGGCCGGCCTGGTCCTCGCCGCCCTGACCGGCTGCGGAGCGGCCGACAAGGGACCCGCCGAGGCCCTCGGCACGAAGGGGCCCGCCGCGCCCGTCAAGGCCGTACCGGCCGCGCCGCCGGGCCTGGCCGGAATGCCGCCGCTCCTCGATCCGAACGACGTGTACGCGGCGGACCGGCCGAACAAACTCTCCCCGGTGGTCAAGGACTTCCCGTCCCGCGTCTACGTGCCGAACACCTCCTCCAACACGGTGTCCGTCATCGACCCGGTCACCTACAAGGTCATCGACACCATCCCCGTCGGCATCCAGCCCCAGCACGTGGTCCCGTCCTGGGACATGAAGACCCTCTGGGTCAACAACAACCGGGGCCACACGCTCACCCCGATCAACCCGGCCACCGGAGAGGCCGGCAAGCCCGTCGAGGTGCACGACCCGTACAACCTGTACTTCACGCCCAATGGCAAGTACGCGGTGGTCATGGCCTCGATGGACAAGGAGCTGGTCTTCCGCGATCCGCACACGATGGACCGCGTGAAGACCGTCCCCGTGACCTGCTTCGGCGTCAATCACGCGGACTTCTCCGCGGACGGCCGCTACTTCATCGTGAGCTGCGAGTTCTCCGGCGAACTGCTCAAGGTCGACACCGAGAAGATGGAGGTCGTCGGCCAGCAGAAACTGCCCTTCGAGGGCGCGATGCCGCAGGACGTCAAGGTCTCGCCGGACGGAAAGACCTTCTACGTCGCGGACATGATGGCGCACGGCATGTGGGTGCTCGGCGGCGACAAGTTCGAGACCCCCAAGCTGCTGCCCACCGGAAAGGGCTGCCACGGCCTCTACGTCAGCCGCGACTCCAAGGAGATGTACGTCTCCAACCGGGGCGAAGGCTCCGTCTCCGTCTTCGACTTCACCCAGAACAAGCTGACCAAGAAGTGGGAACTGCCCGACGGCGGCAGCCCCGACATGGGCGGGGTCTCCGCCGACGGCAAGGTGCTGTGGCTCTCGGGCCGTTACAACTCCGAGGTCTACGCCATCGACACCACCACCGGCAATCAGCTCGCCAAGATCCCCGTGGGCGGTGGACCGCACGGCCTCGCCGTCTACCCGCAGCCCGGCCGCTACTCCCTCGGCCACACCGGCATCTTCCGGTAG